Proteins from a single region of Desulfobacter postgatei 2ac9:
- a CDS encoding FAD-dependent oxidoreductase, producing the protein MKRSDYIFVAGKRDEKRISSRVLEEIIQQHAKKGNRKLEIQAFGQHGIGGRLWESAPDTMEIRIIGHSGQRTGSLGTPYTRIEVMGPASDDIGWLNAGAEIIVHGSASNGAMNGAAQGKVFVGGCIGARGMTMTKRNPRFEPPELWVLGAAGDYFGEFMAGGIAVICGVNAPNPDQLLGYRPLVGMVGGKVFVRGQAQSYSDKDAKEVDLDDKEWEWLTLGLKDFLKKIKQPDLFKELAVRKAWRLFEAKNPQEKADGPDRKSMSWFREQIWDMELGRGGLIGDLQETQKGTIPVITRGEYRRYVPVWEQGKYISPCQASCPTGIPVQQRWAMVRADNIDEAISMGLEYSPFPATVCGHLCPSPCMASCTRNMSYMAPINVRLLGQAAQNIKPPKPAQETHKKVAVIGGGPGGISAAWQLTMKGHTVTIFEAGKTIGGKISAVIPESRIPADTLNAELDRIKSYIKDIRLGEKIDAEKFNEIKNSHDYVVVAAGAKKPRSLPIKGVERALFANDFLEQAKADKIKPGKKIVVIGAGNVGCDVATEAHRLGAVDITLIDVQKPAAFGKEREDAEKCGAQFRWPLFTKEINAKGVELQSGEILPADTVVISIGDVPDLSFLGEGIELNRGFVKVDEAGRSSDEKVFAIGDAVGPGLITDAIGAGRRTATVIDQLLKGQVPDIESLAPMIDTRRVSLTYYNPRQDADNIESCGEDCASCGNCRDCGICVAVCPEAAISRKEKETGFEYVVDESKCIGCGFCKGACPCGIWELIPNTPLM; encoded by the coding sequence ATGAAAAGAAGCGACTATATTTTTGTAGCAGGTAAACGAGACGAAAAACGGATCTCCTCGCGGGTTCTTGAAGAGATTATTCAACAGCACGCCAAAAAGGGCAACAGAAAGCTTGAAATCCAGGCTTTTGGTCAGCACGGCATTGGCGGACGACTCTGGGAGTCAGCCCCCGACACGATGGAGATCCGTATCATTGGTCACTCCGGCCAGCGCACAGGCTCTCTGGGCACACCCTATACCAGAATAGAGGTCATGGGTCCAGCCTCGGATGATATTGGCTGGCTCAATGCCGGTGCTGAAATTATTGTCCATGGATCGGCCTCCAACGGAGCCATGAACGGCGCAGCCCAGGGCAAGGTCTTTGTGGGCGGCTGTATTGGCGCCCGTGGTATGACCATGACCAAGCGTAACCCCAGATTTGAACCCCCCGAGTTGTGGGTACTGGGGGCGGCAGGCGATTATTTCGGTGAATTTATGGCAGGCGGCATTGCTGTTATCTGTGGTGTAAACGCCCCTAATCCGGATCAGCTTCTGGGCTACAGGCCTCTGGTAGGCATGGTGGGCGGAAAGGTTTTTGTGCGTGGCCAGGCCCAAAGTTATTCCGACAAGGATGCCAAGGAAGTGGACCTTGATGATAAGGAGTGGGAATGGCTGACCCTGGGTCTTAAGGATTTTTTGAAGAAAATCAAACAGCCGGATCTGTTTAAAGAGTTGGCTGTACGAAAAGCGTGGCGGTTGTTTGAAGCCAAAAATCCCCAGGAAAAGGCAGATGGGCCGGATCGAAAGTCCATGTCGTGGTTCAGGGAGCAGATCTGGGATATGGAGCTTGGCCGCGGCGGTCTGATAGGAGATCTTCAGGAAACGCAAAAGGGTACCATACCGGTTATTACCAGAGGTGAGTATAGAAGATATGTCCCGGTCTGGGAACAGGGAAAATATATCTCGCCCTGTCAGGCATCCTGTCCCACCGGAATTCCGGTCCAGCAGCGCTGGGCCATGGTCCGGGCTGATAATATTGACGAAGCCATATCCATGGGTCTTGAGTACTCCCCGTTTCCGGCCACTGTGTGCGGTCACCTGTGTCCCAGCCCGTGTATGGCATCCTGTACCCGAAATATGTCCTATATGGCACCCATCAATGTTCGTCTTCTGGGGCAGGCTGCCCAGAATATCAAACCGCCAAAACCGGCCCAAGAAACCCATAAAAAAGTGGCTGTCATCGGTGGCGGCCCGGGTGGTATTTCTGCTGCCTGGCAACTTACCATGAAAGGACACACCGTCACGATATTTGAAGCCGGTAAGACCATTGGCGGAAAAATTTCTGCTGTAATTCCTGAATCCCGAATTCCTGCCGATACCCTGAATGCGGAACTTGACCGGATAAAGTCTTATATAAAGGATATAAGACTGGGAGAGAAAATTGATGCGGAAAAGTTCAATGAGATAAAAAACAGCCATGACTATGTTGTGGTGGCTGCCGGTGCAAAAAAACCCAGATCCCTTCCCATCAAGGGGGTGGAGCGGGCCCTCTTTGCCAATGATTTCCTTGAGCAGGCCAAGGCGGACAAGATAAAACCAGGCAAAAAGATCGTGGTCATCGGTGCCGGTAATGTGGGTTGTGATGTGGCCACTGAAGCCCATCGACTGGGTGCTGTTGATATAACCCTTATTGATGTCCAGAAACCGGCTGCATTCGGCAAGGAAAGAGAGGATGCCGAAAAATGCGGTGCTCAATTCCGCTGGCCGTTATTCACCAAAGAGATTAATGCCAAAGGGGTTGAACTTCAGAGTGGAGAAATTCTGCCGGCCGATACAGTGGTGATCTCCATTGGAGATGTGCCTGATCTCTCCTTCCTTGGGGAAGGGATTGAGCTTAATAGAGGATTTGTCAAGGTGGATGAAGCCGGTCGGTCTTCGGATGAAAAGGTTTTTGCGATTGGGGATGCTGTAGGTCCCGGACTTATCACCGATGCCATCGGGGCAGGCAGACGGACAGCTACGGTCATTGATCAGCTCCTCAAGGGCCAGGTGCCGGATATCGAAAGCCTTGCCCCCATGATCGATACCCGGCGTGTAAGTCTGACCTATTATAACCCCAGGCAGGATGCCGACAATATAGAATCGTGCGGTGAGGACTGTGCCTCCTGTGGAAATTGCAGGGATTGCGGTATCTGCGTGGCAGTTTGTCCAGAAGCGGCCATCAGCCGGAAGGAAAAGGAAACCGGTTTTGAATACGTGGTCGATGAATCCAAATGCATTGGATGCGGATTTTGCAAAGGGGCCTGCCCCTGCGGTATATGGGAACTTATACCCAACACGCCTCTGATGTAA
- a CDS encoding Nif11-like leader peptide family natural product precursor, with protein MSEENVQAFLDKGADDRKFRVKYDNCFSMEKFCAMAKEDGFEFTVEDLQAVLKTNGDSFDSYGNPPKKGIWV; from the coding sequence ATGTCAGAAGAAAACGTTCAGGCTTTTTTAGATAAAGGTGCAGATGACCGCAAATTCCGTGTAAAGTACGACAACTGTTTTTCAATGGAAAAATTTTGTGCCATGGCAAAGGAAGATGGTTTTGAATTTACTGTGGAAGACCTCCAAGCAGTATTGAAGACGAATGGAGATTCTTTCGATTCGTATGGCAATCCGCCAAAGAAAGGAATTTGGGTATAA
- the modA gene encoding molybdate ABC transporter substrate-binding protein produces MKKICGINIFVLFIVMVFIAQAYADQVRVSVAKSMSNLCNNLIVKFQAQHPDVKIVPNFASSGALAKQIEQGAPADIYISANPKWMTYLIEKGKIKTDTEKIFAHNALVFVGKSSTNAHSIGDLRKLTRVAIGSPSSVPAGQYAKQAMDKEGIYDEMLKNGQLIMAKDVRQALIYADRGETDGAFVYKTDAMLASSAKILFEVPRELYNQVTYPAAMTKASDGNADAKLFYDYIVSEAAHPEMVRLGFTLP; encoded by the coding sequence GTGAAAAAGATATGTGGAATTAACATTTTTGTTCTTTTTATAGTGATGGTGTTCATTGCCCAGGCCTACGCCGACCAAGTGCGTGTTTCAGTGGCAAAAAGTATGAGTAATTTGTGCAATAATTTGATCGTAAAGTTTCAGGCGCAGCATCCGGATGTCAAAATTGTTCCAAATTTTGCGTCATCCGGCGCTTTGGCAAAGCAAATAGAGCAGGGGGCGCCTGCAGATATCTATATTTCCGCCAACCCGAAGTGGATGACATATTTGATTGAAAAGGGTAAGATTAAGACAGATACCGAAAAAATATTTGCCCACAATGCGTTGGTTTTTGTGGGTAAGTCAAGTACGAACGCCCATTCCATAGGCGATTTGCGGAAATTGACGCGTGTTGCGATAGGTAGTCCCAGCAGCGTGCCGGCCGGGCAGTATGCAAAGCAGGCGATGGATAAAGAGGGGATATATGATGAAATGCTCAAGAACGGACAACTGATCATGGCAAAAGACGTTCGCCAGGCGCTGATCTATGCCGATCGGGGAGAGACCGATGGTGCGTTTGTTTACAAAACAGATGCGATGCTCGCCAGCAGTGCCAAGATTCTGTTTGAAGTGCCCCGTGAGCTTTATAATCAGGTAACCTATCCGGCTGCAATGACAAAGGCGAGTGACGGGAACGCCGATGCCAAGCTGTTTTATGACTATATTGTTTCTGAAGCGGCCCATCCGGAAATGGTCCGGCTTGGTTTTACATTGCCCTGA
- the modB gene encoding molybdate ABC transporter permease subunit, with the protein MASEIAMLSFSSQDLSAIVLSLKVACSATLISTPFGIACGYFLAFGKTRGKALLEGIISLPLVLPPVVVGYLLLLSFGSNGIIGKFLNMLGIQVVFSLTGAVIASAVVGFPLMVRSIRIGMEAVDQSYVSVSRTLGAGWWDSFFTIVLPLSGRAIFAGMSLMFARNLGEFGATVILAGNIPGVTQTIPLAIYEYTSVPGGDRMALTLCLVSISLSFAILLVSEGINSRFGRR; encoded by the coding sequence ATGGCAAGTGAGATTGCGATGTTGTCATTTTCTTCCCAGGATCTGTCTGCCATTGTGCTTTCCCTGAAGGTCGCCTGTTCGGCGACCTTGATTTCCACCCCCTTTGGTATTGCTTGCGGGTATTTTCTTGCCTTCGGCAAAACCAGAGGGAAAGCGTTGCTGGAAGGGATTATCAGTCTGCCGTTGGTTTTGCCGCCGGTTGTGGTCGGATATTTGTTGCTGCTCTCCTTCGGGTCCAACGGTATCATTGGTAAATTTTTGAACATGTTGGGTATCCAGGTGGTTTTTTCTCTTACCGGTGCGGTCATTGCCTCGGCGGTTGTCGGGTTCCCCCTGATGGTCCGTTCGATCCGTATCGGTATGGAGGCGGTGGACCAATCCTATGTTTCCGTGTCACGAACCCTTGGTGCGGGATGGTGGGACAGTTTTTTTACCATTGTCCTGCCATTGAGCGGCCGGGCGATTTTTGCCGGGATGTCGTTGATGTTTGCCAGAAATCTCGGTGAGTTCGGGGCAACCGTTATCCTTGCCGGCAATATCCCGGGGGTGACACAGACAATTCCCCTGGCAATCTATGAATATACCTCTGTTCCGGGTGGCGATCGGATGGCGCTGACGCTTTGTCTGGTCTCCATCAGCCTTTCTTTTGCCATCCTGCTTGTTAGTGAGGGCATAAACAGCAGGTTTGGGAGACGATAG
- the modC gene encoding molybdenum ABC transporter ATP-binding protein, which yields MQLDVELKKSFKNFTLDVAFHLSSPRTGIFGPSGSGKSTIMNLLSGLELPDSGYIRLGDAVLFDAKKKINLKPDQRNVGVVFQHAHLFPHMSVKRNIFYGYKRVKLENRRIDPDGLFKVLGITQLLSRDVSTLSGGERQRIALARTVLSNPQLILMDEPLSALDEGHKFQIIPYLKNVFDNYGIPMIFISHSVLEMRMMTDEVLMIQKGRVLQHGATEELVKKSWGRGLESYVNLIHLGGASPYKDLFLYKWGDARLILTEPAEGENNLFELDSRDILLFKRHPEATSARNLLECTVTDIYSSGNRVRVELVCGNEHLIAQIVPESVHELGIEEGALVVAAIKASAFKKIF from the coding sequence GTGCAGTTGGATGTTGAGTTGAAAAAAAGTTTTAAGAATTTTACCCTTGATGTTGCCTTTCACCTCTCCTCACCAAGGACTGGAATTTTTGGCCCGTCAGGGAGCGGAAAATCAACGATTATGAATTTGCTGTCCGGTCTGGAGTTGCCGGACAGCGGTTATATTCGATTGGGTGATGCCGTTCTTTTTGATGCAAAAAAAAAGATTAATTTGAAGCCGGATCAGCGTAACGTTGGTGTTGTGTTTCAGCATGCCCATTTATTTCCGCACATGAGCGTTAAAAGAAATATCTTCTATGGATATAAACGGGTCAAGCTGGAAAATAGACGAATTGATCCTGATGGTCTTTTTAAGGTGCTTGGTATTACACAGCTTTTGTCACGAGATGTTTCTACACTGTCAGGTGGGGAGCGGCAGCGCATTGCCCTGGCAAGGACGGTTCTGTCAAATCCTCAGCTTATCCTCATGGATGAGCCGCTTTCGGCTTTGGACGAGGGGCATAAATTCCAGATTATTCCTTACTTGAAAAATGTCTTCGACAACTACGGTATTCCCATGATTTTCATCAGTCATTCGGTGCTGGAGATGCGGATGATGACCGATGAGGTTCTGATGATTCAAAAGGGTCGTGTTCTGCAGCACGGTGCGACTGAGGAACTGGTGAAAAAATCCTGGGGCAGGGGGCTTGAAAGTTATGTCAATTTGATTCATCTGGGTGGCGCGTCACCCTATAAGGATCTTTTTTTATATAAATGGGGTGACGCGCGTCTCATTCTCACTGAACCGGCAGAAGGTGAAAATAATCTTTTTGAACTCGATTCTCGTGATATTCTTCTGTTTAAACGGCATCCGGAAGCAACAAGTGCCAGAAACCTTTTGGAGTGCACTGTGACCGATATCTATAGCAGCGGAAATCGTGTGCGTGTTGAGCTTGTCTGTGGTAATGAACACCTGATTGCCCAGATCGTTCCCGAATCCGTACATGAATTGGGGATTGAAGAAGGCGCACTGGTGGTGGCGGCAATAAAGGCATCGGCGTTTAAGAAAATATTCTAA